Proteins found in one Gemmobacter sp. 24YEA27 genomic segment:
- a CDS encoding pyridoxamine 5'-phosphate oxidase family protein, translating into MSTAAELETRLWNALRSDRVLMLGLAGKDDGHTRPMTAILEDEDRSPIWFFTSIDNEIVTAGGGRAVAAFVSKGHDLFATIHGKVTVDTDPLVVDRLWNSMIAAWFEGKGDPKLRLLRLDPEGAQIWENASSILAGFKALFGADPKEDYKSKVASVPLR; encoded by the coding sequence ATGTCGACAGCCGCTGAACTGGAGACCAGACTCTGGAACGCCTTGCGCTCGGACCGTGTGCTCATGTTGGGCCTTGCGGGCAAGGATGACGGCCATACCCGGCCGATGACCGCAATCCTCGAGGACGAGGATCGAAGCCCGATCTGGTTCTTCACCAGCATCGACAACGAGATCGTGACTGCAGGTGGCGGGCGCGCAGTGGCGGCCTTTGTTTCAAAAGGCCATGATCTCTTTGCGACGATTCATGGCAAAGTGACCGTCGACACTGATCCGCTGGTGGTTGATCGCCTCTGGAACAGCATGATTGCAGCGTGGTTCGAGGGCAAGGGTGACCCGAAACTGCGCCTTCTGCGCCTGGATCCGGAAGGTGCGCAGATCTGGGAGAACGCCTCCTCGATCCTCGCGGGTTTCAAAGCGCTGTTCGGCGCAGACCCGAAGGAAGATTACAAGAGCAAGGTCGCCTCCGTCCCGTTGCGCTGA
- a CDS encoding SDR family NAD(P)-dependent oxidoreductase: protein MTDTNKVALVTGASRGIGAAIARHLAADGYTVVINYAGSVGLLKSLRPLSKKRAAGPSPSRPM, encoded by the coding sequence ATGACTGATACCAATAAGGTCGCCCTTGTCACCGGCGCGTCTCGCGGCATCGGCGCGGCCATCGCCCGTCACCTTGCCGCCGACGGCTACACCGTCGTCATCAATTACGCAGGCTCGGTCGGCCTGCTGAAGAGCTTGCGGCCGCTGTCGAAAAAGCGGGCGGCAGGGCCCTCACCGTCCAGGCCGATGTAA